TGGGATAAATTTCTTATTGCCCTTATAGGGATTTCAGAATTATCACCATGTATTGCAACACCACATCCATATAAATGATTCAAAGCCACAACAGCATTAACATTTTTATACTTAGGTAAAAGCTCATTTTTGATTCTTTCTACTGCAACATTGACAACACCTTGTACGCATTGAACTGTTGTAGTTATTCCAAGTATATTTTTAGTTCCAACGCTGCTATCTTCATTTTTATATCCCATAAATGTGTAACCTTGTAAAGGTTTATATTTATCAATCATTTTACCGCTTTTTAATTCATCTAAAGAATGTGCCTTAGGTAGTCTAACTTCATCATGTGATACCCGACTTCCCTTTTTTAAATCTTTTTTTGAAAATCCAATTATTTCTCCATATCTAATAAAAGGTTCATCTTTTGAAATATCTTTTAAAAGTACTTTATTAGCTTGCGGTATATCCTGCAGTAATTTCAATCCATTTTCAAAAGTAGTTCCCTTTTTAAGTCCACCTTTGTTTACTATTATAGCCACATTGTCTTCAGGGTTAACTTTAATATACAAAGGTTTTAATTGATTACTATCCATTTAACTTTAACCTCCTTATATATTATTTTAACTATTTTACATTCATTAATCTTACTATATTTTCAACTGTTTTCTCTATATTTTCACTGCCTTTTTTTAGAGCACAGTCTAATGTGGTCACACCTCTAACAATACTAAAAATTGAATCTATTCCCTTTTCATACAGTACATCTATACCATTTTCAACACTACCTGCCAGTGCTACTACAGGTTTATTGTATTTCTTTGCTATCATAGCTACTCCAATTGGAGTTTTTCCATATTGCGTTTGGAAATCAATACTACCTTCACCTGTAAAAACTACATCTGCTTGCTTAATTTTTTCTTCCAACTTAGAATATTCTATAACTATATCGATACCGTTTTTCAGTTCTCCTTTTAAGAAAACCATAAGTCCAGCTCCTAATCCACCAGCCGCACCTGCTCCAGGTATATTTAATACATCTACATTAATTTGTTCCTTAATTATCTTAGCATAATGCTTTAAATTATTATCCAATACTTTAATCATTTCGGGAGTAGCTCCTTTTTGTGGTCCAAAGACATTAGAAGCCCCTTCTTTTCCACAGAGAGGATTAGTAACATCGCAAGCTACTTCTAATTTCACGTCCTTTAAGCGAACATCAAAATTTGTTAAATCAATTTTTTCTATTTTACCTAACTCACCACCGCCAAATCTAATCTCCTTTCCATCTCTATTAATAAATTTTCCACCTAGAGCTTGAATTGCACCTACACCACCATCATTAGTAGAGCTTCCCCCTATGCCAACTAACAATTTTTTTATATTGTGGTTTAAACACTCTCTTATTAATTGTCCTGTTCCATAAGTTGTTGTTATGAGTGGATTTCTCTTTTCTTTTGGCACCAGACCTATTCCGCTTGCACTAGCCATTTCTATAATGCCTGTTTCGCCGTCTCCTAAAATACCATATTCAGCTTCTACTTCATCTCCAAGCGGTCCAATTACTTTTAATTTATATATATCTCCTCCTGT
The genomic region above belongs to Clostridium sp. AWRP and contains:
- a CDS encoding glycerate kinase; protein product: MKKDFSILLAPDSFKESMTAKEACEAMEKGIKKVNKNIKCIQVPMADGGEGTMQSLVDATGGDIYKLKVIGPLGDEVEAEYGILGDGETGIIEMASASGIGLVPKEKRNPLITTTYGTGQLIRECLNHNIKKLLVGIGGSSTNDGGVGAIQALGGKFINRDGKEIRFGGGELGKIEKIDLTNFDVRLKDVKLEVACDVTNPLCGKEGASNVFGPQKGATPEMIKVLDNNLKHYAKIIKEQINVDVLNIPGAGAAGGLGAGLMVFLKGELKNGIDIVIEYSKLEEKIKQADVVFTGEGSIDFQTQYGKTPIGVAMIAKKYNKPVVALAGSVENGIDVLYEKGIDSIFSIVRGVTTLDCALKKGSENIEKTVENIVRLMNVK